In Deferribacter desulfuricans SSM1, the following are encoded in one genomic region:
- a CDS encoding multiheme c-type cytochrome gives MRKLLVVLSMFLLASSAFALEIKGIQVDADSAKCISCHQDMNVATKVHDQWAESAHAKNGVGCLDCHEAEQGDFDAINHYGQFVGTHPTPKDCAKCHEEEVEQNTLSKHAYPFWLYAPADRAVFEPIIGTKQGCEQCHNVSAMWPDGSVGECDVCHSKHTFDLAQAHNPYTCGECHLGPDHPQIEIYIESKHGNIFTTRMAQGKLNLDYNTKKTGDTPLDFPVCTTCHMDAINGLNSTHNVSERLSWESQAPWSYRTIWQEEKLGTWQEKQNRMKTTCKACHAPNFVEDYFLVYDLVNLQYNELRRQFVYWAKLYEKKGLIKPLKAKTVDGKEKKFSNTVINASWYTKASELMYNSWHHEGRRFRMGAAMQAADYVQWHGIWELQHNLQEMIAWGAEHGVEEAKKIYESNSPTKFFTYKIYDIPGGLYGFYTEEQYSVPALYKIIPNYWEKVKANVEQAYKKGFITKAEWERWLERYKNKDKYLGKTFGKHKVFQEYKKRKAKELNLKDKNSPLYQAIHIGLPSPAMNDIK, from the coding sequence ATGCGTAAGTTATTAGTTGTTTTATCGATGTTTTTATTAGCTTCAAGTGCATTCGCTCTTGAAATCAAAGGTATTCAGGTTGATGCTGACAGTGCAAAATGTATCTCTTGTCACCAGGATATGAATGTCGCCACAAAAGTTCACGATCAGTGGGCAGAAAGTGCTCATGCTAAAAATGGTGTTGGCTGTCTTGATTGTCATGAAGCTGAGCAGGGTGATTTTGACGCAATTAATCATTATGGTCAGTTTGTAGGTACTCATCCTACTCCAAAAGATTGTGCAAAATGTCACGAGGAAGAGGTTGAACAAAACACTTTGAGTAAGCATGCTTATCCATTCTGGCTTTATGCACCAGCAGACAGAGCTGTATTTGAACCTATCATTGGTACAAAACAGGGTTGTGAGCAGTGTCATAATGTTTCTGCTATGTGGCCAGATGGTAGTGTAGGTGAGTGTGATGTATGTCACTCAAAACATACGTTTGATTTAGCTCAGGCACATAACCCATATACCTGTGGTGAATGCCATTTAGGACCCGACCATCCACAAATTGAGATTTATATTGAGTCAAAACATGGTAATATTTTTACAACAAGAATGGCTCAAGGGAAGTTAAACCTTGATTATAATACTAAGAAAACTGGTGATACTCCGTTAGATTTCCCTGTTTGTACAACATGTCATATGGATGCTATCAATGGATTAAACAGTACTCATAATGTAAGTGAAAGATTATCGTGGGAATCTCAAGCTCCATGGAGTTATAGAACTATATGGCAAGAAGAAAAACTTGGGACTTGGCAAGAGAAACAAAATAGGATGAAAACAACATGTAAAGCTTGCCATGCGCCAAACTTTGTGGAAGACTATTTCCTCGTTTATGATTTAGTAAATCTTCAATACAATGAATTAAGAAGACAGTTTGTTTACTGGGCAAAGCTGTATGAAAAGAAAGGTCTCATAAAACCACTTAAAGCAAAAACTGTAGATGGTAAAGAGAAGAAATTTTCTAATACAGTTATTAATGCAAGTTGGTATACAAAAGCTTCTGAATTAATGTATAACTCATGGCATCATGAAGGTAGAAGATTTAGAATGGGTGCTGCAATGCAGGCTGCTGACTATGTTCAATGGCATGGAATCTGGGAATTACAGCACAATTTACAAGAGATGATAGCTTGGGGTGCTGAGCACGGTGTAGAGGAAGCTAAGAAAATTTATGAAAGCAATAGTCCAACTAAATTCTTCACATATAAGATTTATGATATCCCTGGTGGATTATACGGTTTTTACACAGAAGAGCAGTATTCTGTTCCTGCACTTTACAAAATTATTCCAAATTACTGGGAAAAAGTTAAGGCTAATGTAGAACAAGCTTACAAGAAAGGGTTTATAACAAAAGCTGAGTGGGAAAGATGGTTAGAAAGATACAAAAATAAAGATAAGTATCTAGGTAAAACATTTGGTAAACACAAAGTATTTCAAGAATATAAAAAGAGAAAAGCGAAAGAGTTAAATCTAAAAGATAAAAACTCTCCTCTTTATCAGGCGATTCATATAGGGTTGCCTTCTCCAGCAATGAATGATATAAAATAA
- a CDS encoding cytochrome c3 family protein produces MKTKIFILTIFLAIFLIALNGLADQHPEDMGNSTCISCHKDVTPDVVKQWEESAHGLIDVECGVCHGDANNFKAKPTDETCLGCHSTQVENNMAKDRACSSCHIAHNFTIHKVHQYK; encoded by the coding sequence ATGAAAACAAAAATTTTTATTTTAACAATTTTTTTAGCAATCTTTCTAATAGCATTAAACGGTCTTGCTGATCAACACCCGGAAGACATGGGTAATTCTACTTGTATTAGCTGTCACAAAGATGTTACTCCAGATGTTGTTAAACAGTGGGAAGAAAGTGCACACGGTTTAATTGATGTGGAATGTGGTGTTTGCCATGGAGATGCAAATAATTTCAAAGCTAAACCTACCGACGAAACTTGTCTAGGCTGTCACTCGACTCAGGTTGAAAATAACATGGCTAAAGATAGAGCATGTTCAAGCTGTCATATTGCTCACAACTTTACCATTCATAAAGTTCATCAGTATAAATAG
- a CDS encoding molybdopterin oxidoreductase family protein, which translates to MSLSRRDFIKLSIASATAASIGLSLPKQAESKEIVDKWVKGTCRFCGTGCGVYVGVKDGKVVAIKGNPDAKTNFGFLCIKGFLAYKCMYHPDRLKYPMIRQKNGRFKKVSWDEALDYVVKKFKYYHKKYGKDSVAYYGSGQCTTEESYTFNKLWKGGFRSNMVEGNPRLCMASAVGGYITTFGSDEPVGSYADIESAKCIFLVGSNTSECHPIIFRRIMRHKMRNPEVKVIVCEPRKTNTAKIADLWLPVDPGTDLAIFHSMAREIIKNNWHDKKFIDEHTRITDGKNVYTFDKYVEFLEQFTPETVEKLSRCPAENIRKAAKWFATSGASMTLWTMGLNQRTRGVWANNLIHNLHLITGNICKPGADSFSLTGQPNACGGVRETGSLAHLLPGTKPVKNKKWRTHVEKVWGLKPGTIDPKPGFHTIKMFGALGGEKDPNKPIKAMLTSTTNPAQSLPNLNKYIKGMKDAFLVVLDIFPTKTTQLADVVLPAAFLYEKGGVFGCSERRSQLTEKAVNPPGEAKADIWIAAQIAKRMGFEKLIPWNMDDSMKANEMAWTDYITVTKDTDHSLWGATYDRLKKEKAGIQWPCPYPGHPGTYKRYVRGMDPMFEHEEFKKFFGKKIPKDAKIYFYMDKKGEGKANIWLRPYKGPAEVPDAEYPFYLTTGRVIAHWHTGTMTMRIPEIARSYPYAYVEIHPDDAKKYNIFEGDLVEIVSRRGKAILPARITKNSLPGILFVPWFDQEISRMINFVCNDAVDPGSKEPEFKIAAVKIRKHTGATKLTEKVIISDINSNYY; encoded by the coding sequence ATGTCATTAAGTAGAAGAGATTTTATTAAACTTTCCATAGCATCAGCAACTGCTGCATCAATAGGCTTGTCCTTGCCAAAGCAAGCTGAATCAAAAGAAATCGTAGATAAATGGGTAAAAGGTACTTGTAGATTTTGTGGTACTGGATGTGGAGTTTATGTTGGTGTAAAAGATGGGAAGGTGGTTGCTATCAAAGGGAATCCTGACGCAAAAACTAACTTTGGTTTCCTATGTATAAAAGGTTTTCTTGCATACAAATGTATGTATCATCCAGACAGATTAAAATATCCAATGATTCGACAAAAAAATGGAAGATTTAAAAAAGTATCTTGGGACGAAGCTTTAGATTATGTGGTCAAAAAATTTAAATATTACCACAAAAAATATGGTAAAGACTCTGTTGCATATTACGGTTCAGGACAATGTACAACAGAGGAAAGCTACACATTTAACAAGCTGTGGAAGGGCGGTTTTAGAAGCAATATGGTAGAAGGTAACCCAAGACTGTGTATGGCTAGTGCAGTAGGTGGTTATATTACTACTTTTGGCTCAGATGAACCGGTTGGTAGTTATGCTGATATAGAAAGTGCAAAATGCATATTTTTAGTTGGTTCTAACACCAGTGAATGCCACCCAATTATTTTTAGACGTATAATGAGACACAAAATGAGAAATCCTGAAGTCAAAGTAATAGTATGTGAGCCAAGAAAAACAAATACTGCAAAAATAGCAGATTTATGGCTACCAGTTGACCCAGGTACTGACCTTGCTATATTCCACTCAATGGCAAGAGAGATTATTAAAAACAACTGGCATGATAAGAAATTTATTGATGAACATACAAGAATCACTGATGGTAAAAATGTTTATACTTTTGACAAGTATGTAGAATTTTTAGAGCAATTTACACCAGAAACTGTTGAAAAACTTTCAAGATGTCCTGCAGAAAATATCAGAAAAGCTGCAAAATGGTTTGCCACAAGTGGTGCATCCATGACACTTTGGACCATGGGTTTAAATCAAAGAACACGAGGTGTATGGGCAAATAACCTGATTCACAACTTACACCTTATTACTGGAAATATCTGTAAGCCTGGAGCTGATTCATTCTCATTGACAGGGCAACCAAATGCCTGTGGTGGTGTTAGAGAAACTGGTTCACTTGCTCATTTATTACCAGGCACTAAACCTGTAAAAAATAAAAAATGGCGTACACATGTAGAAAAGGTATGGGGGCTTAAACCAGGAACAATTGATCCAAAACCTGGTTTTCACACAATTAAAATGTTTGGAGCTTTAGGTGGTGAAAAAGATCCAAATAAACCAATAAAAGCTATGTTGACATCAACTACAAATCCAGCGCAGTCATTACCAAATTTAAATAAATATATAAAAGGGATGAAAGATGCATTTTTAGTAGTACTTGATATTTTTCCAACAAAAACCACACAGCTTGCTGATGTAGTTTTACCTGCTGCATTTCTTTATGAAAAAGGAGGAGTTTTCGGATGTAGTGAAAGAAGAAGTCAGCTTACCGAAAAAGCAGTAAACCCACCTGGTGAAGCAAAGGCAGATATATGGATTGCAGCTCAAATCGCTAAAAGAATGGGGTTTGAAAAGCTAATACCATGGAATATGGACGATTCTATGAAAGCCAATGAAATGGCTTGGACCGATTATATTACCGTTACTAAAGATACAGACCACAGCCTATGGGGCGCGACATACGATAGATTGAAAAAAGAAAAAGCTGGTATCCAGTGGCCTTGCCCATATCCAGGGCATCCTGGGACATACAAACGTTATGTTCGTGGTATGGATCCAATGTTTGAACACGAAGAATTTAAAAAATTCTTTGGGAAAAAAATACCAAAAGATGCAAAAATCTATTTCTATATGGATAAAAAAGGTGAAGGGAAAGCGAACATCTGGCTTAGACCTTACAAAGGGCCTGCAGAAGTACCTGATGCAGAATACCCATTTTATCTAACCACTGGTAGAGTAATTGCTCACTGGCATACCGGTACAATGACAATGAGAATACCTGAAATAGCAAGAAGTTACCCTTATGCATATGTGGAAATACACCCAGATGATGCTAAAAAATATAATATTTTTGAAGGGGATTTAGTTGAAATCGTTAGTAGAAGAGGTAAAGCGATATTACCTGCAAGAATTACTAAAAATTCCCTTCCTGGAATCCTATTCGTACCATGGTTTGACCAAGAAATCAGTAGAATGATAAACTTCGTATGTAATGACGCAGTGGATCCAGGCTCTAAAGAACCTGAATTCAAAATTGCAGCTGTAAAAATAAGAAAACATACTGGTGCTACAAAACTTACTGAAAAAGTAATCATTTCTGATATAAACTCTAACTATTATTAA
- a CDS encoding chaperone NapD: MLYCGCIIFIKDGNFEAVKESIYKYKEISLFTKSDDNKMIVATIEAESDKEIERIINELKQNEYIIDISPHYLHFEEEVERLIKTGEKPDLTGFSKSERRKITNG; the protein is encoded by the coding sequence ATGTTATATTGCGGTTGCATAATTTTTATTAAAGATGGAAACTTTGAAGCTGTAAAAGAGTCAATATATAAATATAAAGAGATATCACTTTTTACAAAAAGTGATGATAATAAAATGATTGTTGCAACAATTGAAGCAGAATCGGATAAAGAAATTGAAAGGATAATAAACGAACTCAAACAAAATGAGTATATTATAGATATTTCCCCACACTATTTACACTTTGAAGAAGAAGTAGAAAGATTGATTAAAACAGGAGAAAAGCCTGACTTAACAGGTTTTTCAAAAAGTGAGAGAAGAAAAATAACCAATGGATAA
- a CDS encoding 4Fe-4S dicluster domain-containing protein has product MDKKKLQKFFNTNPFKGFFKKNRLRPPGAVEEPKFMELCIRCARCIEVCPYDSIKRADIFERLQIGTPYIFAEEKGCYLCMKCPSVCPTGALDNNLKEPEKVEMGIAVINQETCLNFKYYLDEEKGVTEEGLLCSFCYDSCPLRDRAIVMEHFILPVITDECVGCGVCTEKCPTTPKSVNIIPKGMEQKELAGFYYRKLRINAQKKSSKIKEEYENKTESEVKKKENISSFGVKPEFKNNFEPMDTIDEWEEQ; this is encoded by the coding sequence ATGGATAAAAAAAAGCTACAAAAATTTTTTAATACTAATCCATTTAAAGGGTTTTTTAAGAAAAACAGGCTTAGACCACCTGGTGCTGTTGAAGAACCAAAATTTATGGAATTATGTATAAGATGTGCAAGGTGTATAGAAGTATGCCCTTATGATTCCATAAAAAGAGCTGATATTTTTGAAAGACTACAAATAGGTACACCATATATTTTTGCAGAAGAAAAAGGGTGTTATCTCTGTATGAAATGTCCATCAGTATGTCCAACAGGAGCACTTGATAACAACCTTAAAGAGCCTGAAAAGGTCGAGATGGGTATAGCAGTAATAAACCAAGAAACTTGCCTAAATTTTAAATATTATCTTGATGAAGAAAAAGGGGTAACAGAAGAAGGTTTACTTTGTAGCTTTTGCTATGATTCATGTCCATTAAGAGATAGAGCTATCGTTATGGAACATTTTATACTACCCGTTATTACAGATGAATGTGTTGGTTGCGGTGTTTGCACTGAAAAATGCCCCACTACACCCAAGTCTGTAAATATAATCCCAAAAGGGATGGAACAAAAAGAATTAGCTGGTTTTTATTATCGAAAATTAAGGATAAATGCTCAAAAAAAATCATCAAAAATCAAAGAGGAATACGAAAACAAAACTGAATCAGAAGTTAAGAAAAAAGAGAACATCTCATCTTTTGGGGTAAAACCAGAATTTAAAAATAACTTTGAGCCGATGGATACTATAGACGAATGGGAAGAACAATGA
- a CDS encoding 4Fe-4S binding protein yields MKKSKLRLYRRFSQILTFLIMIIIPLLNIYGINFIKGTFYSLDVGDIAVADPIAIFQAFFVSKKFVLSMVISVIIPIMLVLILGRVWCSWMCPYHFLTELINNFRKIFFKNSKWKVRHKKISKVNLFRFGFLIIGIFLTGIAGIPLLNLISAPGIISSQTLVLIKFHYFTFEIIFILILLILEFILGNFFWCRYFCPTGTFLSIFRTKKGLKVEKIRENCSNCLSCIKNCPMGINPMTDGENYLCHNCGDCISVCPDNKAEDTLKFTFK; encoded by the coding sequence ATGAAAAAATCAAAATTACGCTTATATCGTAGATTTTCCCAAATTTTAACATTTTTAATAATGATTATAATACCTTTGCTAAATATATATGGGATAAACTTTATAAAAGGTACCTTCTACTCTCTTGATGTTGGTGATATTGCTGTTGCAGATCCAATAGCTATTTTTCAAGCGTTTTTTGTATCAAAGAAGTTTGTTCTTTCGATGGTTATCTCAGTGATAATCCCCATAATGTTAGTCTTAATTCTTGGTAGAGTATGGTGTAGCTGGATGTGCCCATATCACTTTCTAACTGAACTAATAAATAACTTTCGAAAAATTTTTTTTAAAAATAGTAAATGGAAAGTTAGACATAAAAAAATATCAAAAGTAAATCTTTTTAGATTTGGATTTCTTATTATTGGAATTTTTTTGACAGGGATTGCTGGTATCCCATTATTAAATCTTATTTCAGCACCAGGAATTATCTCTTCTCAAACATTAGTTTTAATAAAATTTCATTACTTTACTTTTGAAATCATTTTTATATTAATTCTTTTAATATTAGAATTTATATTGGGAAATTTTTTTTGGTGTCGATATTTCTGTCCAACTGGAACATTTTTGTCAATTTTTAGAACCAAAAAAGGGTTAAAAGTTGAAAAAATAAGGGAAAATTGCTCAAATTGTTTAAGTTGTATTAAAAATTGCCCAATGGGGATAAACCCTATGACAGATGGAGAAAACTATCTTTGTCACAACTGTGGGGATTGTATTTCAGTTTGCCCTGATAATAAAGCCGAAGATACATTGAAATTTACATTTAAATAA
- a CDS encoding response regulator transcription factor: MQYKVLIIDDDYEILEILKLFLEIENFDVVTTQSGLNALNLIKNNQYDLILLDLGLPDINGEHICKKIREMSETPIIIITAKESVSNKVLCFEYGCDDYIIKPFEKMELLARIKAILRRSNKIKSSNDNNIIITPPFEINLEEGYCKKDGEKIDLTAKELEILSYLVKNAGKNLKRDQIIKHVWGDDSLYKWSRSLDVHIQHIRQKIELNPKKPKFIKTIPGIGYKFDINSSQ, from the coding sequence ATGCAGTATAAAGTTTTGATTATTGATGATGACTATGAGATTTTAGAAATATTAAAACTCTTCTTAGAAATTGAAAACTTTGATGTGGTAACAACTCAAAGTGGATTAAATGCTCTTAATTTGATTAAAAATAATCAATACGACCTAATTTTACTTGATTTAGGACTTCCAGATATAAACGGTGAACACATCTGTAAAAAGATAAGAGAAATGAGTGAAACACCTATAATAATTATTACAGCCAAAGAATCGGTATCAAACAAAGTGTTGTGCTTTGAGTATGGGTGCGATGATTACATTATTAAACCTTTTGAAAAAATGGAACTATTAGCAAGAATAAAAGCAATATTAAGGCGAAGTAATAAAATAAAATCTTCAAACGATAATAACATAATTATAACCCCACCTTTTGAAATAAACCTTGAAGAAGGCTACTGCAAAAAAGATGGTGAAAAGATAGATTTAACTGCCAAAGAGTTGGAAATACTATCATATTTGGTTAAAAATGCAGGAAAAAATTTAAAACGGGATCAGATTATTAAACATGTGTGGGGTGATGATTCACTCTATAAATGGTCAAGGTCTCTCGATGTTCATATTCAGCATATTAGACAAAAGATTGAGTTAAATCCTAAAAAACCAAAATTTATTAAAACAATCCCAGGCATTGGTTATAAATTTGATATAAACTCTTCACAATGA
- a CDS encoding ATP-binding protein yields the protein MRQAHIQAKTLFDMIVITRQWVAENRDEIKPVPAVATKQLSKYASKFADFRFHITSDNLVNPANKPDAFEKYALEKFKNGVKEVYRIEKSPNNQLVYRYMAPLYINKSCLKCHHYQGYKVGDLRGGISVYVPIDNMITTLRQNQKSTLFLVITAYFLLNFVLIILLRKTVLKPIKILEIGTKAIENKDFSHKIMIDTKDEFSQLAKAFNIMIEKISEHEDDLKTKIKHAVSQYAVALEQLKESNENLKRLANFKSDIIDSLAHEVRTPLTKIISCIEIITTNKDNGKNIDKYLEIIIRNSKILKDLFDKILLLNKLEYSKYELNNQEIDIESLIKYVLSKFKLEIETKNLKVHLNIKEKKYLCDPTLLEILISNLISNAIKYNKDNGEIFIDIFTNDNKLIIKIKDTGIGIDNTEISEVFKRFYRSKSIRKLYSGTGLGLSLVKRILDNLKGGIQIQSEKDKFTEVTVYLPKKNK from the coding sequence ATGAGACAAGCCCATATTCAAGCCAAAACATTATTTGATATGATTGTTATTACAAGACAATGGGTTGCAGAAAATAGGGATGAAATAAAACCTGTACCTGCTGTTGCTACAAAGCAACTCTCAAAATATGCAAGCAAATTTGCGGATTTTAGATTTCATATAACAAGTGATAATTTAGTAAATCCTGCAAACAAACCTGATGCTTTTGAAAAATATGCATTAGAAAAATTTAAAAATGGTGTAAAAGAGGTTTATCGAATAGAAAAATCTCCAAATAATCAATTAGTTTACAGATATATGGCACCTCTTTACATAAATAAATCTTGTTTAAAGTGCCACCATTATCAGGGTTACAAAGTTGGTGACTTAAGAGGTGGAATTTCTGTTTATGTCCCCATAGACAATATGATTACAACATTAAGGCAAAACCAAAAATCAACTCTCTTTTTGGTGATAACTGCTTACTTTTTATTAAATTTTGTTTTGATAATATTACTAAGAAAAACAGTATTAAAGCCAATTAAAATTTTAGAAATAGGAACTAAGGCTATCGAAAATAAAGATTTTTCACATAAAATTATGATAGATACCAAAGATGAATTTTCACAGTTAGCAAAAGCATTCAACATAATGATCGAAAAAATATCTGAACATGAAGACGATTTAAAAACAAAAATCAAACATGCAGTTAGTCAGTATGCAGTTGCATTAGAACAATTAAAAGAATCTAATGAAAACTTAAAAAGATTAGCAAACTTTAAATCTGATATAATAGATTCTTTGGCACATGAAGTAAGAACTCCCCTTACAAAAATCATATCTTGTATTGAGATAATAACTACAAATAAGGATAATGGTAAAAATATAGATAAATATCTCGAAATCATCATAAGAAACTCAAAAATATTAAAAGATTTGTTTGACAAGATCCTTCTCCTCAATAAACTTGAATATTCAAAATACGAATTAAATAATCAAGAAATAGATATTGAAAGTCTTATCAAATATGTTTTATCAAAGTTCAAGTTAGAAATTGAAACAAAAAACCTCAAAGTACATCTAAATATTAAAGAAAAAAAATACTTGTGTGACCCAACACTTCTTGAAATCTTAATTTCCAACCTAATTTCTAACGCTATAAAATATAATAAAGATAATGGAGAAATCTTTATCGATATTTTTACTAATGATAATAAATTAATAATCAAGATAAAAGATACAGGTATCGGAATTGATAACACTGAAATAAGTGAAGTTTTCAAAAGATTTTATCGTTCAAAAAGCATAAGAAAGTTGTATTCAGGGACTGGTTTAGGACTCAGTCTTGTCAAAAGAATACTTGATAACCTAAAAGGCGGAATCCAAATTCAGTCTGAAAAAGATAAATTTACAGAAGTCACTGTATATCTTCCTAAAAAGAATAAATAA
- a CDS encoding metal-sensing transcriptional repressor has product MGREEALQYLKTAKGQVEAVIKMVEDGKYCIDISKQILASISLLKKANVKILNAHLGSCVKNAINSKDTEDIDTKLKELGEIIEYLSKVI; this is encoded by the coding sequence GTGGGAAGAGAAGAGGCTCTACAATATTTGAAAACTGCAAAAGGACAGGTAGAAGCAGTTATAAAAATGGTGGAAGATGGAAAATACTGCATAGATATTTCAAAACAGATACTTGCTTCAATTTCGCTATTAAAAAAGGCAAATGTAAAAATATTAAATGCTCATCTTGGAAGCTGTGTTAAAAATGCTATAAATTCTAAAGATACAGAAGATATTGATACAAAATTAAAAGAGCTTGGAGAAATCATAGAGTATCTTAGCAAAGTGATATAA
- a CDS encoding heavy-metal-associated domain-containing protein → MPIGIQIRILIEMSCNHCVMHVKKELESLNGITVENVEIGKAVVSGENINNDDLVNAIDEAGYEVKEIKDL, encoded by the coding sequence ATGCCAATTGGCATTCAAATAAGAATACTTATAGAAATGTCTTGTAATCACTGTGTAATGCATGTAAAAAAGGAGCTTGAATCATTGAATGGTATTACTGTGGAAAATGTTGAAATTGGGAAAGCGGTAGTGAGCGGTGAAAATATTAATAATGATGATTTGGTTAATGCAATTGACGAAGCTGGATATGAAGTAAAAGAGATTAAAGATTTATAA
- a CDS encoding NAD(P)H-dependent flavin oxidoreductase: MLNTKVTEKLGIEYPIIQGGMMWISTAELASAVSNAGGLGIITALSFDTPEKLAAEIDKAKSLTDKPFGVNLTFLPTLRPVNYDAYIDVIIDKGIKIIETAGRNPEPYMDKLKSNGITVIHKCTSVRHALKAQKIGCDFVSIDGFECAGHPGEDDVTSLILIPRAVDELDIPVIASGGFGDGRGLVAALALGAEGVNMGTRFVATKEAPVHENIKKRLIEAKETDTMLVERSLKNTVRVLRNKHAEKVLEMENNGATLQELAPLLSGLRGLEAIKTGDCESALFACGQIVGLINDVPTVKELIDNIVKEAEEIINQRLKNIFS; this comes from the coding sequence ATGCTTAACACAAAAGTTACTGAAAAATTAGGTATTGAATATCCAATTATTCAAGGCGGTATGATGTGGATTTCTACTGCAGAGCTTGCAAGTGCAGTGTCAAATGCAGGTGGACTTGGTATAATTACTGCTTTATCATTTGATACACCAGAAAAGTTAGCTGCTGAAATTGATAAAGCAAAAAGTTTAACTGATAAACCTTTTGGTGTAAATTTAACATTTTTGCCAACATTAAGACCTGTAAATTATGATGCTTATATTGATGTCATTATCGATAAAGGGATTAAAATTATTGAAACAGCAGGAAGAAATCCTGAACCTTATATGGATAAGCTTAAAAGTAATGGTATAACGGTTATTCATAAATGTACTTCGGTAAGACATGCTTTAAAAGCTCAGAAAATAGGTTGTGATTTTGTGAGTATTGATGGGTTTGAATGTGCAGGGCACCCTGGAGAAGATGATGTAACAAGTTTAATTTTGATCCCAAGAGCAGTAGATGAGCTTGATATACCTGTGATTGCATCTGGTGGTTTCGGTGATGGTCGTGGACTTGTTGCGGCACTTGCTCTTGGAGCTGAAGGTGTAAATATGGGGACTCGGTTTGTAGCAACAAAAGAAGCACCTGTTCATGAAAATATCAAGAAGAGATTAATTGAGGCAAAGGAAACTGATACAATGCTTGTTGAGCGTAGCTTGAAAAATACAGTTAGAGTGCTAAGGAATAAGCACGCTGAAAAAGTTTTGGAGATGGAAAATAATGGAGCTACATTACAAGAACTTGCGCCATTATTGAGTGGATTAAGAGGGTTAGAAGCTATTAAGACTGGAGATTGTGAAAGTGCTCTTTTTGCATGTGGACAGATTGTTGGTTTGATAAATGATGTTCCTACTGTTAAAGAATTGATTGATAATATAGTTAAAGAAGCTGAAGAGATAATAAATCAAAGATTGAAAAATATTTTTTCATAA